One genomic window of Dermacentor andersoni chromosome 8, qqDerAnde1_hic_scaffold, whole genome shotgun sequence includes the following:
- the wake gene encoding ankyrin repeat and fibronectin type-III domain-containing protein 1 isoform X3, producing the protein MCFKMCVGSAEFFSESKLSCSRVACRRIGGVGSTRQARELPLWAICNRFALTPAAACENSDMQKARDAGASKEPWYACLLSPGATKSPPCEGSAAAAPSSFLHGCQLLVEDEDGVRVSPSPSPRHSLSSAGSGASQGSTRGDGSSSKKQEQGGVGGGLAKLARLLMQKEKAPGERSPSASSTLLSPPGPASSTSSVFDPATGFPGVPSTPLRRSASIDSLLDATAAAAAHNQHHHHSSCLTANGQADEASFQTTPTSGQTARPGALPNSPSVPSRLAKGVPGLRQSSVELLLDGFSLSKSERKKLEKLNKFNIDLQALFAAVEHHHIERARSILESSDVDVNSVNTDGFTALDVAVLTGEASLARLLQSRGASESPRFPTAEARASQLSALLREAHRCVDDLAGCVASASANQGSLSNALLKEKERQLSLWKRRLELISEMKAGFDELRPPDPPSRVTLDVVGTQSLRVRISEPPLAAVQARAFVTKYRVEWCEREDFALGVGSKELTDVQFLEYVIRDLEKGTPYFVRVAAGNAKGFSTYQTSWPPCARPSSWRDVEDCSPRWTGRIDRLDSLFLQVMESRPLHGCSELPKINPSAGMGSATAFGGSGELYDVTPMQQRRQMRKSIRQLFAAAPKFQRTLKRGVYLACLFYNEDRILVTTEETLPILEVDDCYPASFQTDFHWLMKVACTWDDVKTLRLDMEKSHSSSNVHFRSKLLQTVEQMQSALGVQDLGQVYYKPLRDYEGTAVVCVVKYVSEPKTVSALSVRWIPLAKIQRRMPSVSDGGELPSAAEMLVSSIQEMMTYNQTSSKPLPRGLYLGYLKLKSSMDLISVLVPYRNPNVLPHCRIRDNPHVSREEWQWLKSLGDLTHHSPQSGDELRPEGASSVAPDAGGESSSSSERRQQPQPDESQLRFQRAVSAAARSLFAQLEVPPELYDAHRLYDAEVVELAEGVSFLLVLPAVESVCSVPGQRDELTSRADCLALPVQVFEVVHLGTYQAPLIARYARVSAMLETDTVLAQHANREAFSAPEVAAARSRLTQLQDFQAQLEQTWRGMRWIMDALSFARDRSLNGGLPMSAVWTTPGSTAPSPTSTSPTRRRQTQPSIVPPSMVSAQARRVSRVDDLIDAKLFLTVGGVNASGGSGGASVEIRRCASASRLALERPQDDMDDIEETSSTEGRDGPTGNVSFDINDEDEYDEESAQDTVMPTAALAPSVLRVYAAYESGLPPGTSIKLHVTPETTAREVVELVVRQLNTAVVAKGRTGPLYGDERLADFCLVAVVGSRERCLSADFQPLSLQNPWTKGRLFVRLRNSEEM; encoded by the exons GATGCCAGCTGCTCGTGGAGGACGAGGACGGAGTTCGCGTGTCGCCCAGCCCGTCCCCACGCCACAGCCTCTCGTCGGCGGGATCGGGAGCCTCGCAGGGAAGCACACGGGGCGATGGAAGCAGCTCCAAAAA GCAAGAGCAAGGAGGCGTGGGCGGCGGCCTGGCCAAGCTGGCGCGGCTGCTCATGCAAAAGGAGAAGGCGCCCGGCGAGCGATCGCCCTCGGCCAGCAGCACGCTCCTGTCACCGCCGGGACCCGCGTCGTCCACGTCGTCGGTGTTCGACCC AGCCACGGGCTTCCCGGGCGTGCCGTCGACGCCCCTGCGCCGATCTGCCAGCATCGACAGCCTGCTGGACGCGACGGCGGCAGCCGCGGCCCACAACCAGCACCATCACCATTCGTCGTGCCTGACCGCCAACGGACAGGCGGACGAAGCATCGTTCCAGACCACGCCGACGTCGGGCCAGACGGCTCGACCGGGGGCGCTGCCCAATTCGCCCAGCGTCCCCAGTCGACTCGCCAAGGGTGTGCCAG GCCTGCGTCAGAGTAGTGTGGAACTGCTTCTCGACGGGTTCTCGTTGTCCAAGTCCGAGCGCAAGAAGCTCGAGAAACTCAACAAGTTCAACATTGATCTCCAGG CTCTGTTCGCCGCTGTCGAGCACCATCACATCGAACGGGCCCGCTCCATTCTCGAGTCCAGCGACGTCGACGTCAACAG CGTGAACACGGACGGCTTCACGGCGCTCGACGTGGCCGTGCTGACGGGGGAGGCGTCGCTGGCCCGGCTGCTGCAGTCCCGCGGCGCCAGCGAGAGCCCCCGGTTCCCGACGGCCGAGGCCCGGGCCTCCCAGCTGTCGGCGCTGCTGCGCGAGGCCCACCGCTGCGTCGACGACCTGGCCGGCTGCGTCGCCTCCGCGTCGGCCAACCAGGGGAGCCTGTCCAACGCGCTGCTCAAG GAGAAGGAGCGCCAACTGAGCCTATGGAAAAGACGCCTGGAGCTCATCTCGGAGATGAAGGCCGGTTTCGACGAGCTCC GGCCTCCGGACCCGCCCAGCCGAGTGACGCTGGATGTGGTGGGAACCCAGTCGCTACGGGTGCGCATTTCCGAGCCGCCGTTGGCCGCGGTGCAAGCCAGGGCCTTCGTCACCAAATACAGAG TGGAATGGTGCGAACGCGAGGACTTCGCCCTCGGTGTGGGCTCAAAGGAGCTGACCGACGTCCAGTTCCTGGAGTACGTCATCCGGGACCTGGAGAAAGGCACGCCCTACTTCGTACGCGTGGCTGCCGGCAACGCCAAGGGCTTCAGCACGTACCAAACCTCGTGGCCACCCTGCGCCAGGCCATCGA GTTGGCGCGACGTGGAGGACTGCTCGCCGCGGTGGACGGGCCGCATCGACAGGCTCGACTCGCTCTTCCTGCAAGTCATGGAGTCGCGGCCCCTGCACGGATGCTCCGAGCTGCCGAAGATCAACCCGTCCGCAGGCATGGGCTCTGCAACGGCCTTCGGGGGGTCCGGAGAGCTGTACGACGTCACGCCCATGCAGCAG AGGCGGCAGATGCGCAAGAGCATTCGTCAGCTGTTTGCGGCGGCGCCCAAGTTCCAGCGCACGCTGAAGCGGGGCGTGTACCTGGCGTGCCTGTTCTACAACGAGGACCGCATCCTGGTCACCACCGAGGAGACGCTACCCATTTTGGAGGTGGACGACTGCTACCCAGCCTCTTTCCAGACTGACTTCCACTGGCTCATGAAG GTTGCGTGCACGTGGGACGACGTGAAGACGCTCCGGCTGGACATGGAGAAGAGTCACAGCTCGTCGAACGTGCACTTTCGCAGCAAGCTGCTGCAGACCGTCGAACAAATGCAG TCTGCGCTGGGCGTACAAGACCTGGGCCAGGTCTACTACAAGCCGCTGCGAGACTACGAGGGCACGGCGGTCGTGTGCGTGGTCAAGTACGTGAGCGAGCCGAAGACGGTCAGCGCGCTGTCGGTGCGCTGGATACCCCTGGCCAAGATCCAGCGACGCATGCCCAGCGTCAGCGACGGCGGGGAGCTGCCATCGGCCGCCGAGATGCTAGTCTCGTCCATACAG GAGATGATGACTTACAACCAGACTAGCAGCAAGCCCCTGCCGCGGGGCCTCTACCTGGGATACCTGAAACTCAAGAGCTCCATGGACCTTATCAGCGTCCTAGTACCGTACCGAAACCCGAACGTCCTACCCCACTGCCGCATCAGGGACAACCCACACGTCTCACG TGAGGAGTGGCAGTGGCTGAAGAGCCTCGGCGACCTGACGCACCATTCGCCGCAGTCCGGCGACGAGCTGCGGCCCGAGGGCGCTTCTTCGGTGGCGCCGGACGCCGGCGgcgagtcgtcgtcgtcgtccgagCGCAGGCAGCAGCCGCAGCCCGACGAGTCGCAGCTGCGCTTCCAGCGGGCCGTCTCGGCGGCCGCCAGGAGCCTCTTCGCGCAGCTGGAGGTGCCGCCCGAGCTCTACGACGCGCACAG GTTGTACGACGCCGAGGTGGTGGAGTTGGCGGAAGGGGTGAGCTTCCTGCTGGTGCTTCCGGCGGTGGAGAGCGTGTGCTCGGTGCCCGGCCAGCGGGACGAGCTCACCTCGCGCGCCGACTGCCTCGCCCTGCCGGTGCAGGTGTTCGAGGTGGTGCACCTGGGCACCTACCAGGCGCCGCTGATCGCCCGATACGCGCGCGTCTCAGCCATGCTTGAGACGGACACGGTGCTCGCGCAGCACGCCAACCGAGAG GCTTTCTCGGCGCCCGAAGTGGCTGCAGCTCGGAGCCGGCTCACGCAGTTGCAGGACTTCCAGGCCCAGCTGGAACAGACGTGGCGCGGCATGCGCTGGATCATGGACGCCCTCTCGTTCGCGCGCGACCGCTCACTCAACGGGGGCCTCCCCATGAGCGCCGTGTGGACAACGCCCGGCTCGACGGCGCCCTCTCCCACGTCGACGAGCCCCACGCGGCGGCGCCAGACGCAGCCGTCCATCGTGCCTCCTTCGATGGTGTCCGCGCAGGCGCGGCGTGTTTCCCGCGTCGACGATCTCATCGACGCCAAGCTCTTCCTCACGGTGGGCGGTGTCAACGCCTCGGGAGGGTCAGGCGGCGCGTCCGTGGAGATCAGACGCTGCGCGTCTGCATCTCGGTTGGCGCTGGAAAGGCCGCAGGACGACATGGACGACATCGAGGAGACGTCCTCCACCGAAGGTCGCGACGGTCCCACTGGCAACGTGTCGTTCGACATCAACGACGAAGACGAATATGACGAGGAGAGCGCGCAAGACACCGTGATGCCCACGGCGGCGCTGGCGCCCAGTGTCCTCAGGGTGTACGCCGCGTACGAGTCGGGTCTTCCGCCTGGCACTAGCATCAAGCTCCACGTCACGCCCGAGACGACAGCCCGAGAAGTGGTCGAGCTCGTCGTGAGGCAGCTCAACACCGCCGTGGTCGCCAAGGGGAGGACGGGCCCGCTGTACGGTGACGAGAGGCTGGCAGACTTCTGCCTCGTTGCGGTCGTGGGTTCGCGCGAGCGCTGTCTGAGCGCGGATTTCCAGCCGCTGAGCCTGCAGAATCCTTGGACGAAGGGCAGGTTGTTTGTGAGGTTACGGAACTCGGAAGAAATGTAG
- the wake gene encoding ankyrin repeat and fibronectin type-III domain-containing protein 1 isoform X7, with the protein MTQQHRQRHAKKKQAQGDSRRGSPDKSEASPPQSRLLTRRSPSGGALRTRGQDSSSRCQLLVEDEDGVRVSPSPSPRHSLSSAGSGASQGSTRGDGSSSKKQEQGGVGGGLAKLARLLMQKEKAPGERSPSASSTLLSPPGPASSTSSVFDPATGFPGVPSTPLRRSASIDSLLDATAAAAAHNQHHHHSSCLTANGQADEASFQTTPTSGQTARPGALPNSPSVPSRLAKGVPGLRQSSVELLLDGFSLSKSERKKLEKLNKFNIDLQALFAAVEHHHIERARSILESSDVDVNSVNTDGFTALDVAVLTGEASLARLLQSRGASESPRFPTAEARASQLSALLREAHRCVDDLAGCVASASANQGSLSNALLKEKERQLSLWKRRLELISEMKAGFDELRPPDPPSRVTLDVVGTQSLRVRISEPPLAAVQARAFVTKYRVEWCEREDFALGVGSKELTDVQFLEYVIRDLEKGTPYFVRVAAGNAKGFSTYQTSWPPCARPSSWRDVEDCSPRWTGRIDRLDSLFLQVMESRPLHGCSELPKINPSAGMGSATAFGGSGELYDVTPMQQRRQMRKSIRQLFAAAPKFQRTLKRGVYLACLFYNEDRILVTTEETLPILEVDDCYPASFQTDFHWLMKVACTWDDVKTLRLDMEKSHSSSNVHFRSKLLQTVEQMQSALGVQDLGQVYYKPLRDYEGTAVVCVVKYVSEPKTVSALSVRWIPLAKIQRRMPSVSDGGELPSAAEMLVSSIQEMMTYNQTSSKPLPRGLYLGYLKLKSSMDLISVLVPYRNPNVLPHCRIRDNPHVSREEWQWLKSLGDLTHHSPQSGDELRPEGASSVAPDAGGESSSSSERRQQPQPDESQLRFQRAVSAAARSLFAQLEVPPELYDAHRLYDAEVVELAEGVSFLLVLPAVESVCSVPGQRDELTSRADCLALPVQVFEVVHLGTYQAPLIARYARVSAMLETDTVLAQHANREAFSAPEVAAARSRLTQLQDFQAQLEQTWRGMRWIMDALSFARDRSLNGGLPMSAVWTTPGSTAPSPTSTSPTRRRQTQPSIVPPSMVSAQARRVSRVDDLIDAKLFLTVGGVNASGGSGGASVEIRRCASASRLALERPQDDMDDIEETSSTEGRDGPTGNVSFDINDEDEYDEESAQDTVMPTAALAPSVLRVYAAYESGLPPGTSIKLHVTPETTAREVVELVVRQLNTAVVAKGRTGPLYGDERLADFCLVAVVGSRERCLSADFQPLSLQNPWTKGRLFVRLRNSEEM; encoded by the exons GATGCCAGCTGCTCGTGGAGGACGAGGACGGAGTTCGCGTGTCGCCCAGCCCGTCCCCACGCCACAGCCTCTCGTCGGCGGGATCGGGAGCCTCGCAGGGAAGCACACGGGGCGATGGAAGCAGCTCCAAAAA GCAAGAGCAAGGAGGCGTGGGCGGCGGCCTGGCCAAGCTGGCGCGGCTGCTCATGCAAAAGGAGAAGGCGCCCGGCGAGCGATCGCCCTCGGCCAGCAGCACGCTCCTGTCACCGCCGGGACCCGCGTCGTCCACGTCGTCGGTGTTCGACCC AGCCACGGGCTTCCCGGGCGTGCCGTCGACGCCCCTGCGCCGATCTGCCAGCATCGACAGCCTGCTGGACGCGACGGCGGCAGCCGCGGCCCACAACCAGCACCATCACCATTCGTCGTGCCTGACCGCCAACGGACAGGCGGACGAAGCATCGTTCCAGACCACGCCGACGTCGGGCCAGACGGCTCGACCGGGGGCGCTGCCCAATTCGCCCAGCGTCCCCAGTCGACTCGCCAAGGGTGTGCCAG GCCTGCGTCAGAGTAGTGTGGAACTGCTTCTCGACGGGTTCTCGTTGTCCAAGTCCGAGCGCAAGAAGCTCGAGAAACTCAACAAGTTCAACATTGATCTCCAGG CTCTGTTCGCCGCTGTCGAGCACCATCACATCGAACGGGCCCGCTCCATTCTCGAGTCCAGCGACGTCGACGTCAACAG CGTGAACACGGACGGCTTCACGGCGCTCGACGTGGCCGTGCTGACGGGGGAGGCGTCGCTGGCCCGGCTGCTGCAGTCCCGCGGCGCCAGCGAGAGCCCCCGGTTCCCGACGGCCGAGGCCCGGGCCTCCCAGCTGTCGGCGCTGCTGCGCGAGGCCCACCGCTGCGTCGACGACCTGGCCGGCTGCGTCGCCTCCGCGTCGGCCAACCAGGGGAGCCTGTCCAACGCGCTGCTCAAG GAGAAGGAGCGCCAACTGAGCCTATGGAAAAGACGCCTGGAGCTCATCTCGGAGATGAAGGCCGGTTTCGACGAGCTCC GGCCTCCGGACCCGCCCAGCCGAGTGACGCTGGATGTGGTGGGAACCCAGTCGCTACGGGTGCGCATTTCCGAGCCGCCGTTGGCCGCGGTGCAAGCCAGGGCCTTCGTCACCAAATACAGAG TGGAATGGTGCGAACGCGAGGACTTCGCCCTCGGTGTGGGCTCAAAGGAGCTGACCGACGTCCAGTTCCTGGAGTACGTCATCCGGGACCTGGAGAAAGGCACGCCCTACTTCGTACGCGTGGCTGCCGGCAACGCCAAGGGCTTCAGCACGTACCAAACCTCGTGGCCACCCTGCGCCAGGCCATCGA GTTGGCGCGACGTGGAGGACTGCTCGCCGCGGTGGACGGGCCGCATCGACAGGCTCGACTCGCTCTTCCTGCAAGTCATGGAGTCGCGGCCCCTGCACGGATGCTCCGAGCTGCCGAAGATCAACCCGTCCGCAGGCATGGGCTCTGCAACGGCCTTCGGGGGGTCCGGAGAGCTGTACGACGTCACGCCCATGCAGCAG AGGCGGCAGATGCGCAAGAGCATTCGTCAGCTGTTTGCGGCGGCGCCCAAGTTCCAGCGCACGCTGAAGCGGGGCGTGTACCTGGCGTGCCTGTTCTACAACGAGGACCGCATCCTGGTCACCACCGAGGAGACGCTACCCATTTTGGAGGTGGACGACTGCTACCCAGCCTCTTTCCAGACTGACTTCCACTGGCTCATGAAG GTTGCGTGCACGTGGGACGACGTGAAGACGCTCCGGCTGGACATGGAGAAGAGTCACAGCTCGTCGAACGTGCACTTTCGCAGCAAGCTGCTGCAGACCGTCGAACAAATGCAG TCTGCGCTGGGCGTACAAGACCTGGGCCAGGTCTACTACAAGCCGCTGCGAGACTACGAGGGCACGGCGGTCGTGTGCGTGGTCAAGTACGTGAGCGAGCCGAAGACGGTCAGCGCGCTGTCGGTGCGCTGGATACCCCTGGCCAAGATCCAGCGACGCATGCCCAGCGTCAGCGACGGCGGGGAGCTGCCATCGGCCGCCGAGATGCTAGTCTCGTCCATACAG GAGATGATGACTTACAACCAGACTAGCAGCAAGCCCCTGCCGCGGGGCCTCTACCTGGGATACCTGAAACTCAAGAGCTCCATGGACCTTATCAGCGTCCTAGTACCGTACCGAAACCCGAACGTCCTACCCCACTGCCGCATCAGGGACAACCCACACGTCTCACG TGAGGAGTGGCAGTGGCTGAAGAGCCTCGGCGACCTGACGCACCATTCGCCGCAGTCCGGCGACGAGCTGCGGCCCGAGGGCGCTTCTTCGGTGGCGCCGGACGCCGGCGgcgagtcgtcgtcgtcgtccgagCGCAGGCAGCAGCCGCAGCCCGACGAGTCGCAGCTGCGCTTCCAGCGGGCCGTCTCGGCGGCCGCCAGGAGCCTCTTCGCGCAGCTGGAGGTGCCGCCCGAGCTCTACGACGCGCACAG GTTGTACGACGCCGAGGTGGTGGAGTTGGCGGAAGGGGTGAGCTTCCTGCTGGTGCTTCCGGCGGTGGAGAGCGTGTGCTCGGTGCCCGGCCAGCGGGACGAGCTCACCTCGCGCGCCGACTGCCTCGCCCTGCCGGTGCAGGTGTTCGAGGTGGTGCACCTGGGCACCTACCAGGCGCCGCTGATCGCCCGATACGCGCGCGTCTCAGCCATGCTTGAGACGGACACGGTGCTCGCGCAGCACGCCAACCGAGAG GCTTTCTCGGCGCCCGAAGTGGCTGCAGCTCGGAGCCGGCTCACGCAGTTGCAGGACTTCCAGGCCCAGCTGGAACAGACGTGGCGCGGCATGCGCTGGATCATGGACGCCCTCTCGTTCGCGCGCGACCGCTCACTCAACGGGGGCCTCCCCATGAGCGCCGTGTGGACAACGCCCGGCTCGACGGCGCCCTCTCCCACGTCGACGAGCCCCACGCGGCGGCGCCAGACGCAGCCGTCCATCGTGCCTCCTTCGATGGTGTCCGCGCAGGCGCGGCGTGTTTCCCGCGTCGACGATCTCATCGACGCCAAGCTCTTCCTCACGGTGGGCGGTGTCAACGCCTCGGGAGGGTCAGGCGGCGCGTCCGTGGAGATCAGACGCTGCGCGTCTGCATCTCGGTTGGCGCTGGAAAGGCCGCAGGACGACATGGACGACATCGAGGAGACGTCCTCCACCGAAGGTCGCGACGGTCCCACTGGCAACGTGTCGTTCGACATCAACGACGAAGACGAATATGACGAGGAGAGCGCGCAAGACACCGTGATGCCCACGGCGGCGCTGGCGCCCAGTGTCCTCAGGGTGTACGCCGCGTACGAGTCGGGTCTTCCGCCTGGCACTAGCATCAAGCTCCACGTCACGCCCGAGACGACAGCCCGAGAAGTGGTCGAGCTCGTCGTGAGGCAGCTCAACACCGCCGTGGTCGCCAAGGGGAGGACGGGCCCGCTGTACGGTGACGAGAGGCTGGCAGACTTCTGCCTCGTTGCGGTCGTGGGTTCGCGCGAGCGCTGTCTGAGCGCGGATTTCCAGCCGCTGAGCCTGCAGAATCCTTGGACGAAGGGCAGGTTGTTTGTGAGGTTACGGAACTCGGAAGAAATGTAG
- the wake gene encoding ankyrin repeat and fibronectin type-III domain-containing protein 1 isoform X5: MTQQHRQRHAKKKQAQGDSRRGSPDKSEASPPQSRLLTRRSPSGGALRTRGCQLLVEDEDGVRVSPSPSPRHSLSSAGSGASQGSTRGDGSSSKKQEQGGVGGGLAKLARLLMQKEKAPGERSPSASSTLLSPPGPASSTSSVFDPATGFPGVPSTPLRRSASIDSLLDATAAAAAHNQHHHHSSCLTANGQADEASFQTTPTSGQTARPGALPNSPSVPSRLAKGVPGLRQSSVELLLDGFSLSKSERKKLEKLNKFNIDLQALFAAVEHHHIERARSILESSDVDVNSVNTDGFTALDVAVLTGEASLARLLQSRGASESPRFPTAEARASQLSALLREAHRCVDDLAGCVASASANQGSLSNALLKEKERQLSLWKRRLELISEMKAGFDELRPPDPPSRVTLDVVGTQSLRVRISEPPLAAVQARAFVTKYRVEWCEREDFALGVGSKELTDVQFLEYVIRDLEKGTPYFVRVAAGNAKGFSTYQTSWPPCARPSSWRDVEDCSPRWTGRIDRLDSLFLQVMESRPLHGCSELPKINPSAGMGSATAFGGSGELYDVTPMQQRRQMRKSIRQLFAAAPKFQRTLKRGVYLACLFYNEDRILVTTEETLPILEVDDCYPASFQTDFHWLMKVACTWDDVKTLRLDMEKSHSSSNVHFRSKLLQTVEQMQSALGVQDLGQVYYKPLRDYEGTAVVCVVKYVSEPKTVSALSVRWIPLAKIQRRMPSVSDGGELPSAAEMLVSSIQEMMTYNQTSSKPLPRGLYLGYLKLKSSMDLISVLVPYRNPNVLPHCRIRDNPHVSREEWQWLKSLGDLTHHSPQSGDELRPEGASSVAPDAGGESSSSSERRQQPQPDESQLRFQRAVSAAARSLFAQLEVPPELYDAHRLYDAEVVELAEGVSFLLVLPAVESVCSVPGQRDELTSRADCLALPVQVFEVVHLGTYQAPLIARYARVSAMLETDTVLAQHANREAFSAPEVAAARSRLTQLQDFQAQLEQTWRGMRWIMDALSFARDRSLNGGLPMSAVWTTPGSTAPSPTSTSPTRRRQTQPSIVPPSMVSAQARRVSRVDDLIDAKLFLTVGGVNASGGSGGASVEIRRCASASRLALERPQDDMDDIEETSSTEGRDGPTGNVSFDINDEDEYDEESAQDTVMPTAALAPSVLRVYAAYESGLPPGTSIKLHVTPETTAREVVELVVRQLNTAVVAKGRTGPLYGDERLADFCLVAVVGSRERCLSADFQPLSLQNPWTKGRLFVRLRNSEEM, from the exons GATGCCAGCTGCTCGTGGAGGACGAGGACGGAGTTCGCGTGTCGCCCAGCCCGTCCCCACGCCACAGCCTCTCGTCGGCGGGATCGGGAGCCTCGCAGGGAAGCACACGGGGCGATGGAAGCAGCTCCAAAAA GCAAGAGCAAGGAGGCGTGGGCGGCGGCCTGGCCAAGCTGGCGCGGCTGCTCATGCAAAAGGAGAAGGCGCCCGGCGAGCGATCGCCCTCGGCCAGCAGCACGCTCCTGTCACCGCCGGGACCCGCGTCGTCCACGTCGTCGGTGTTCGACCC AGCCACGGGCTTCCCGGGCGTGCCGTCGACGCCCCTGCGCCGATCTGCCAGCATCGACAGCCTGCTGGACGCGACGGCGGCAGCCGCGGCCCACAACCAGCACCATCACCATTCGTCGTGCCTGACCGCCAACGGACAGGCGGACGAAGCATCGTTCCAGACCACGCCGACGTCGGGCCAGACGGCTCGACCGGGGGCGCTGCCCAATTCGCCCAGCGTCCCCAGTCGACTCGCCAAGGGTGTGCCAG GCCTGCGTCAGAGTAGTGTGGAACTGCTTCTCGACGGGTTCTCGTTGTCCAAGTCCGAGCGCAAGAAGCTCGAGAAACTCAACAAGTTCAACATTGATCTCCAGG CTCTGTTCGCCGCTGTCGAGCACCATCACATCGAACGGGCCCGCTCCATTCTCGAGTCCAGCGACGTCGACGTCAACAG CGTGAACACGGACGGCTTCACGGCGCTCGACGTGGCCGTGCTGACGGGGGAGGCGTCGCTGGCCCGGCTGCTGCAGTCCCGCGGCGCCAGCGAGAGCCCCCGGTTCCCGACGGCCGAGGCCCGGGCCTCCCAGCTGTCGGCGCTGCTGCGCGAGGCCCACCGCTGCGTCGACGACCTGGCCGGCTGCGTCGCCTCCGCGTCGGCCAACCAGGGGAGCCTGTCCAACGCGCTGCTCAAG GAGAAGGAGCGCCAACTGAGCCTATGGAAAAGACGCCTGGAGCTCATCTCGGAGATGAAGGCCGGTTTCGACGAGCTCC GGCCTCCGGACCCGCCCAGCCGAGTGACGCTGGATGTGGTGGGAACCCAGTCGCTACGGGTGCGCATTTCCGAGCCGCCGTTGGCCGCGGTGCAAGCCAGGGCCTTCGTCACCAAATACAGAG TGGAATGGTGCGAACGCGAGGACTTCGCCCTCGGTGTGGGCTCAAAGGAGCTGACCGACGTCCAGTTCCTGGAGTACGTCATCCGGGACCTGGAGAAAGGCACGCCCTACTTCGTACGCGTGGCTGCCGGCAACGCCAAGGGCTTCAGCACGTACCAAACCTCGTGGCCACCCTGCGCCAGGCCATCGA GTTGGCGCGACGTGGAGGACTGCTCGCCGCGGTGGACGGGCCGCATCGACAGGCTCGACTCGCTCTTCCTGCAAGTCATGGAGTCGCGGCCCCTGCACGGATGCTCCGAGCTGCCGAAGATCAACCCGTCCGCAGGCATGGGCTCTGCAACGGCCTTCGGGGGGTCCGGAGAGCTGTACGACGTCACGCCCATGCAGCAG AGGCGGCAGATGCGCAAGAGCATTCGTCAGCTGTTTGCGGCGGCGCCCAAGTTCCAGCGCACGCTGAAGCGGGGCGTGTACCTGGCGTGCCTGTTCTACAACGAGGACCGCATCCTGGTCACCACCGAGGAGACGCTACCCATTTTGGAGGTGGACGACTGCTACCCAGCCTCTTTCCAGACTGACTTCCACTGGCTCATGAAG GTTGCGTGCACGTGGGACGACGTGAAGACGCTCCGGCTGGACATGGAGAAGAGTCACAGCTCGTCGAACGTGCACTTTCGCAGCAAGCTGCTGCAGACCGTCGAACAAATGCAG TCTGCGCTGGGCGTACAAGACCTGGGCCAGGTCTACTACAAGCCGCTGCGAGACTACGAGGGCACGGCGGTCGTGTGCGTGGTCAAGTACGTGAGCGAGCCGAAGACGGTCAGCGCGCTGTCGGTGCGCTGGATACCCCTGGCCAAGATCCAGCGACGCATGCCCAGCGTCAGCGACGGCGGGGAGCTGCCATCGGCCGCCGAGATGCTAGTCTCGTCCATACAG GAGATGATGACTTACAACCAGACTAGCAGCAAGCCCCTGCCGCGGGGCCTCTACCTGGGATACCTGAAACTCAAGAGCTCCATGGACCTTATCAGCGTCCTAGTACCGTACCGAAACCCGAACGTCCTACCCCACTGCCGCATCAGGGACAACCCACACGTCTCACG TGAGGAGTGGCAGTGGCTGAAGAGCCTCGGCGACCTGACGCACCATTCGCCGCAGTCCGGCGACGAGCTGCGGCCCGAGGGCGCTTCTTCGGTGGCGCCGGACGCCGGCGgcgagtcgtcgtcgtcgtccgagCGCAGGCAGCAGCCGCAGCCCGACGAGTCGCAGCTGCGCTTCCAGCGGGCCGTCTCGGCGGCCGCCAGGAGCCTCTTCGCGCAGCTGGAGGTGCCGCCCGAGCTCTACGACGCGCACAG GTTGTACGACGCCGAGGTGGTGGAGTTGGCGGAAGGGGTGAGCTTCCTGCTGGTGCTTCCGGCGGTGGAGAGCGTGTGCTCGGTGCCCGGCCAGCGGGACGAGCTCACCTCGCGCGCCGACTGCCTCGCCCTGCCGGTGCAGGTGTTCGAGGTGGTGCACCTGGGCACCTACCAGGCGCCGCTGATCGCCCGATACGCGCGCGTCTCAGCCATGCTTGAGACGGACACGGTGCTCGCGCAGCACGCCAACCGAGAG GCTTTCTCGGCGCCCGAAGTGGCTGCAGCTCGGAGCCGGCTCACGCAGTTGCAGGACTTCCAGGCCCAGCTGGAACAGACGTGGCGCGGCATGCGCTGGATCATGGACGCCCTCTCGTTCGCGCGCGACCGCTCACTCAACGGGGGCCTCCCCATGAGCGCCGTGTGGACAACGCCCGGCTCGACGGCGCCCTCTCCCACGTCGACGAGCCCCACGCGGCGGCGCCAGACGCAGCCGTCCATCGTGCCTCCTTCGATGGTGTCCGCGCAGGCGCGGCGTGTTTCCCGCGTCGACGATCTCATCGACGCCAAGCTCTTCCTCACGGTGGGCGGTGTCAACGCCTCGGGAGGGTCAGGCGGCGCGTCCGTGGAGATCAGACGCTGCGCGTCTGCATCTCGGTTGGCGCTGGAAAGGCCGCAGGACGACATGGACGACATCGAGGAGACGTCCTCCACCGAAGGTCGCGACGGTCCCACTGGCAACGTGTCGTTCGACATCAACGACGAAGACGAATATGACGAGGAGAGCGCGCAAGACACCGTGATGCCCACGGCGGCGCTGGCGCCCAGTGTCCTCAGGGTGTACGCCGCGTACGAGTCGGGTCTTCCGCCTGGCACTAGCATCAAGCTCCACGTCACGCCCGAGACGACAGCCCGAGAAGTGGTCGAGCTCGTCGTGAGGCAGCTCAACACCGCCGTGGTCGCCAAGGGGAGGACGGGCCCGCTGTACGGTGACGAGAGGCTGGCAGACTTCTGCCTCGTTGCGGTCGTGGGTTCGCGCGAGCGCTGTCTGAGCGCGGATTTCCAGCCGCTGAGCCTGCAGAATCCTTGGACGAAGGGCAGGTTGTTTGTGAGGTTACGGAACTCGGAAGAAATGTAG